A portion of the Hoplias malabaricus isolate fHopMal1 chromosome 1, fHopMal1.hap1, whole genome shotgun sequence genome contains these proteins:
- the si:dkey-202l22.6 gene encoding interferon-induced very large GTPase 1, translated as MSLHRQKLPERRTHPTEIVSETDRDKHILLQMLDLHRQRVVPTDLTSMLYTTSSCLQDTFPQNPAELPNAFLRRLWLHHPQTRSPSCEVVGEYYAVARPPEMSEDSQCAINPLDLVAAVYMTTNSFLQQEITYRMVQCNFAVPLYLPPVYPEKTGTFLLCPFRGVLGRWNPDSSEDSRDCIMKNMASSRMPLLSAVRLSQCSVSKSRVLNSVLGTPQKSIESFVHRDMDGGQLPRILSDGLVEVYWNLTQADQNDSVFSQPVLIGNLRGDAADYEKQVSLLCYASAVLVVFCGNFGDKERTLLSSWRDNAGYLILIDCSLARDEDSERTKQRLMKDLELPEESLINGHDCNEDTLAEKLRDALNLLIPKVHTTNLVAAAGMASDLNLKIDEDEICRMAFTEAEEVLHGIENGVSKFLEEQLPLQGPTWKRLCHLEKEEGRSQGQLMPQQGQEPTEAKEELVEKFMNYNLTTAMKTFIEAVCTYDVTKRAYFLSWIRVKLQVMQLDKLSVTEQEQQQNPCIGLEHFLREMGLIYERYFRGPNYELYEMFRLPYLAAELLLYGVPLELFDGDAAVFPLNWVYSVLYEVYRQLPQYSRMRVLTTLGFHNSRNAEILSALFGVNFPKWGQRHIKGAYMLLLSLPDNIRMELDCEFLLLICTEGLNSPHAGQEEGNFVHDNELATFVSGLSDVTLVNFPHDNQAISRKNLQIAVNALLRSKDTERKPNFHVVSEGSTNNAKIMSCVIDVLAQENSSANAETELHHTEGRHANHDLTGPWSDHSLSSGNSQIYSDAALELKQRLLAIFHEKATTCQPTCLGAFMENMCKLWESVKNQNFSVGFGDTHVADALVSLCTKLSEGEEQLVDLMDHWAQGLENQISGLKESTSFNGDHGDTSETILGKLGERAAMQISTECEKIKSSLWDQLRQEDNDIALMDTYQTHLLKKVELIQQQVTLDINPKIESAIVRHDLSVKMQALLTALEAALEVKLRSLLERSKSSDTLIDEKQLKEEFAEVWDDIPSNYVAIPLDSHEVHTRVVEKLKENLNSRGLKKQKIKLKDGNSLRGFTVKNGHFALQSKMKRTLKYNKEVVQRFTNNLIQDYERRVSEKQKHKEGYSDSYMGEILAIVDKGLEVLKCEPFKMKPKYEMDVKTYICSKALESFQQMHNVLRRERETKEAFLNEMKEQHLQDFLHSFHKRDECQKAAQAFTALCLKPTALDFIYSSLERQILNDMLAKDHEHIYSSPKKFHYHLLKELLLEDSFEKVTEYLQSSESFYHKRIEHNVVEHLSGSVMMEDRREQRMKEICQRLKRSLVLSFEESNGVQSNARLLLERMCVILQNTGDVTVHSDSLGAPLFDITPQRELFLTHLKESVAELSLSLAQDFSVNTDAIEVPEGLSCKLQKLLYDRVKGCDQQCPFCKAPCDLGGTQHAVHEALVHRPKGLVCYTIADSTTLSHIHCSAEMAGENLFQYIYPDWNIPANSNDTDIYWKFMLTRYNTRFAQEYNCEPASLPEDWKKITKDDALKNLKKAFYISE; from the exons ATGTCCCTGCATCGGCAAAAACTCCCTGAAAGGAGGACCCACCCTACAGAGATAG TGTCTGAGACTGACAGGGACAAACACATTCTCCTGCAAATGCTGGACCTGCACAGGCAGAGAGTGGTACCTACAGACCTCACATCAATGTTGTACACCACTTCTTCATGTCTACAAGATACCTTTCCCCAAAACCCAGCAGAGCTTCCAAATGCTTTCCTCAGACGACTCTGGCTTCATCACCCACAGACTCGCAGCCCTTCCTGTGAGGTAGTAGGAGAATATTATGCTGTGGCAAGACCACCTGAGATGAGTGAGGATTCACAATGTGCCATCAACCCTTTGGACCTGGTGGCCGCTGTTTACATGACCACAAACAGTTTTCTACAGCAAGAGATCACTTATAGAATGGTGCAGTGCAACTTTGCTGTGCCTCTGTATTTGCCACCAGTTTATCCAGAGAAAACAGGAACCTTCCTCCTCTGTCCTTTTAGGGGTGTTTTGGGTAGATGGAACCCAGATTCTTCAGAAGATTCCAGAGATTGCATCATGAAAAACATGGCCAGCTCCAGGATGCCACTTCTCTCAGCCGTGAGATTAAGCCAATGTAGTGTCTCAAAGTCACGAGTACTGAACAGTGTGCTTGGGACTCCACAAAAGTCAATTGAAAGTTTTGTACATCGTGATATGGATGGAGGGCAGCTTCCACGAATTCTTTCGGATGGCCTAGTTGAAGTGTACTGGAATTTAACTCAGGCTGATCAAAATGACAGTGTTTTCTCTCAACCTGTACTAATAGGCAATCTCAGAGGAGATGCAGCTGACTACGAAAAACAGGTTAGTCTTCTGTGCTATGCTTCTGCAGTTCTTGTAGTATTCTGTGGCAATTTTGGGGACAAGGAAAGAACGCTTCTGTCTTCATGGAGAGATAATGCAGGTTACCTGATTCTAATTGACTGCTCATTGGCCAGGGATGAAGATAGTGAAAGGACCAAACAAAGATTGATGAAAGATTTAGAGCTGCCTGAGGAATCCCTAATTAATGGACATGACTGTAATGAAGACACACTTGCTGAAAAGCTAAGAGATGCACTAAACCTACTGATCCCAAAGGTACATACTACAAACCTGGTTGCTGCAGCTGGCATGGCCAGTGACCTCAACCTGAAAATTGATGAAGATGAAATCTGCAGAATGGCATTTACAGAGGCTGAAGAGGTTCTGCATGGAATTGAAAATGGAGTAAGCAAGTTCTTGGAAGAGCAACTGCCCCTGCAGGGTCCCACATGGAAAAGATTGTGTCATCTAGAGAAAGAGGAAGGCAGATCTCAGGGTCAGCTTATGCCTCAACAAGGCCAGGAACCCACTGAAGCAAAAGAAGAACTTGTTGAGAAATTCATGAATTACAATTTAACCACAGCTATGAAAACCTTCATTGAAGCTGTATGTACTTATGATGTGACCAAGCGAGCCTACTTCCTTTCATGGATTAGAGTTAAACTTCAGGTCATGCAGTTGGACAAACTGTCAGTTACAGAGCAGGAGCAGCAGCAGAACCCTTGCATTGGCCTTGAACACTTCCTGCGTGAGATGGGTTTGATCTATGAGAGGTATTTTCGTGGTCCCAACTATGAGTTGTACGAGATGTTCCGCTTGCCATATTTGGCTGCTGAGTTACTCCTGTATGGAGTTCCCCTAGAGCTCTTTGATGGGGACGCTGCAGTATTTCCACTGAACTGGGTATACAGTGTCCTCTATGAAGTGTACAGACAGCTGCCACAGTACAGTCGAATGAGAGTCCTAACAACTTTAGGCTTCCATAACTCCAGAAATGCAGAGATACTTTCTGCCTTATTTGGGGTAAACTTTCCAAAATGGGGCCAAAGGCACATTAAAGGAGCCTACATGCTTCTTCTCAGCCTACCCGATAACATTAGAATGGAGCTGGACTGTGAATTTCTATTGCTAATCTGCACAGAAGGTCTGAACTCTCCACACGCAGGACAGGAAGAGGGAAACTTTGTGCATGACAATGAACTTGCAACTTTTGTGAGTGGATTAAGTGATGTCACTTTGGTAAATTTCCCACATGACAACCAGGCCATATCAAGAAAAAACCTTCAGATCGCAGTAAATGCTCTTCTTCGATCTAAGGACACAGAAAGAAAACCCAACTTCCACGTTGTTTCTGAAGGATCAACAAACAACGCTAAAATAATGAGTTGTGTAATTGATGTATTGGCGCAAGAGAACTCCTCAGCTAATGCTGAAACAGAGTTGCATCACACTGAAGGAAGACATGCCAACCACGATCTGACTGGTCCATGGAGCGACCACTCTCTATCTTCAGGAAATTCTCAGATATACAGTGATGCTGCTCTGGAGCTGAAGCAGAGGCTGCTGGCAATATTTCATGAGAAGGCAACCACATGCCAACCAACATGCCTGGGTGCATTTATGGAGAATATGTGCAAATTATGGGAGTCCGTGAAAAATCAAAATTTCTCTGTTGGGTTTGGGGACACACATGTAGCTGATGCACTTGTCAGTCTCTGCACAAAACTTTCAGAAGGTGAAGAGCAACTTGTGGACCTCATGGACCATTGGGCTCAGGGGCTGGAGAACCAAATAAGTGGCTTAAAAGAATCCACTTCATTCAATGGAGATCATGGTGACACTTCAGAAACCATCCTTGGAAAATTAGGTGAAAGGGCAGCAATGCAAATAAGCACAGAGTGTGAAAAAATCAAGTCAAGCCTCTGGGACCAGCTCAGACAAGAAGATAATGACATAGCCCTCATGGACACCTACCAAACACATTTACTCAAAAAAGTGGAGCTCATTCAACAGCAAGTGACCCTTGACATAAATCCAAAGATTGAGTCTGCAATAGTTAGACATGACTTGTCAGTTAAGATGCAAGCCTTGCTGACAGCTCTGGAAGCAGCCTTAGAGGTGAAACTACGATCACTTTTGGAACGTTCCAAGAGCAGCGACACTCTTATTGACGAGAAACAACTTAAAGAGGAGTTTGCTGAAGTTTGGGATGACATACCATCCAACTATGTGGCTATTCCCCTTGATAGTCATGAAGTCCATACACGTGTAGTTGAGAAGCTGAAAGAAAACTTAAACAGCCGAggcctgaaaaaacaaaaaattaaactaAAAGATGGCAACTCTCTAAGGGGCTTCACAGTAAAAAATGGCCATTTTGCTTTGCAAAGCAAGATGAAGCGAACACTGAAATATAACAAGGAGGTTGTACAGAGGTTCACTAATAATTTAATACAAGATTATGAGAGAAGAGTCTctgagaaacaaaaacataaagagGGCTACTCTGACAGCTATATGGGGGAGATACTTGCAATTGTAGACAAGGGTTTAGAGGTCCTGAAATGTGAGCCATTCAAGATGAAACCCAAATATGAGATGGATGTTAAAACTTACATCTGTAGCAAAGCGTTAGAATCTTTCCAGCAAATGCACAATGTTCTcagaagggaaagagagacaaagGAGGCATTCCTGAATGAAATGAAGGAACAACATTTGCAGGACTTCCTTCATAGTTTCCACAAGAGGGACGAATGCCAGAAAGCTGCCCAGGCCTTCACTGCACTGTGCCTCAAACCTACAGCCCTCGACTTTATCTACAGCAGCTTAGAGAGACAAATTCTGAATGACATGTTGGCGAAGGATCATGAACACATATATTCCTCACCCAAGAAATTCCACTACCATCTTCTTAAAGAACTCTTACTGGAGGACAGCTTTGAGAAGGTTACTGAATACCTGCAGTCCAGTGAGAGCTTCTATCATAAGAGGATCGAGCACAATGTTGTGGAACATTTGTCTGGTTCTGTGATGATGGAGGATCGGAGAGAGCAGCGAATGAAAGAAATCTGTCAGCGACTGAAAAGATCTCTCGTTCTGTCATTTGAAGAAAGTAATGGGGTTCAGAGCAATGCCAGGCTGCTGCTGGAGAGAATGTGTGTCATCCTTCAGAATACTGGGGATGTGACAGTGCATTCGGATTCCTTGGGGGCACCTTTGTTTGACATCACCCCTCAACGAGAGCTGTTTCTCACCCACCTAAAAGAATCAGTGGCTGAGCTGTCATTATCTCTTGCCCAGGATTTCAGCGTCAATACAGATGCCATTGAAGTTCCAGAAGGCCTCTCCTGTAAGTTACAGAAGCTGTTGTATGACCGTGTAAAGGGATGTGACCAACAGTGCCCTTTCTGCAAAGCTCCATGTGATTTGGGGGGAACGCAACATGCCGTGCATGAAGCTCTTGTGCATCGGCCAAAAGGTCTCGTGTGTTACACCATTGCGGATTCCACCACTCTATCCCACATACACTGTTCTGCTGAGATGGCAGGAGAAAACCTATTCCAGTACATCTACCCCGACTGGAACATTCCAGCTAATAGTAATGACACTGACATTTATTGGAAATTCATGCTCACGAGATACAACACAAGGTTTGCTCAGGAATACAACTGTGAGCCAGCATCACTGCCTGAAGACTGGAAGAAAATAACCAAAGATGATGCACTGAAGAATCTAAAAAAAGCCTTTTATATTTCTGAGTGA